Part of the Syntrophorhabdales bacterium genome is shown below.
GAATATTTGTACGTGGGATCCCAAGGATGAGCAGGAAGTGAGGAAGCGCAGAGCGAAGTGGGAATGGCCGGCAGGGATCAAGGTGGTTTGTGAGTTCATTGATCTGCAGGGCTGCCGCACGATCAACGTTGTTGACACGGATGCAAAGGGCTTGATCATGAGCCGCGCTGCGTGGCTTGACATCCTGACATTCGAGACGTTTCCTGTGTATCCCTTTGGTGAAAGCAAAGCGCTCGCCGGAGGGTAGGGAGACGGAGGGCGCGGCTCTGCAACGAAATAGAAGATGACCC
Proteins encoded:
- a CDS encoding DUF3303 family protein, encoding MFFMNICTWDPKDEQEVRKRRAKWEWPAGIKVVCEFIDLQGCRTINVVDTDAKGLIMSRAAWLDILTFETFPVYPFGESKALAGG